A genome region from Choloepus didactylus isolate mChoDid1 chromosome 14, mChoDid1.pri, whole genome shotgun sequence includes the following:
- the PPP1R16A gene encoding protein phosphatase 1 regulatory subunit 16A — protein MAEHLELLAEMPLVGRMGTQERLKHAQKRRAQQVKLWAQAEKESLSQKGRGGRPRPSVEQSGPRKQVAFPPSVALLEATARNDLEEVRQFLECGVSPDLANEDGLTALHQCCIDDFREMAQQLLEAGANVNARDSESWTPLHAAATCGHLHLVELLIACGADLLAINAEGNMPYDLCEDEQTLDCLETAMADRGVTQETIEGARGAPEWHMLEDIRSLLRVGADLDTPGDHGATLLHIASASGFSEALALLLEHGASLSTKDQDGWEPLHAAAYWGQVHAVELLVAHGANLTGKSLMDETPLDVCGDEEVRAKLLELKHKHDALLRAQGHQRSLLRRRTSSAGSRGKVVRRVSLTQRTSLYRKEHAQEAIVWQQSPPATPEPEEDEDGQTDAELRAPSPEEDGPEAATPHNGQVGSPPGRHLYSKRLDRSVSYQLHPLEGSPDALTCDKAHHTLAELKRQRAAAKLHRSPPEGPRTPDSGLPADAEAPQPECGSRASGDPPLLKLTAPSEEVPAEKRPCCLLM, from the exons ATGGCCGAGCACCTGGAGCTGCTGGCGGAGATGCCACTGGTGGGCAGGATGGGCACCCAGGAGCGGCTGAAGCATGCCCAGAAGCGGCGCGCCCAGCAGGTGAAGCTGTGGGCCCAGGCTGAGAAGGAGTCCCTGAGCCAGAAGGGCCGCGGGGGGAGGCCACGGCCAAGTGTGGAGCAGAGCGGGCCGCGCAAGCAGGTTGCCTTCCCACCCAGTGTGGCCCTTCTGGAGGCCACTGCCCGCAATGACCTGGAGGAGG TCCGCCAGTTCCTGGAGTGCGGTGTCAGCCCTGACCTGGCGAATGAGGACGGCCTGACCGCGCTACACCAG TGCTGCATTGATGACTTCCGGGAGATGGCACAGCAGCTTCTGGAGGCTGGGGCCAATGTCAACGCCCGCGACAGCGAGTCCTGGACGCCCCTGCACGCTGCGGCCACCTGCGGCCACCTGCACCTGGTGGAGCTGCTCATTGCCTG CGGAGCTGACCTCCTGGCAATCAATGCTGAGGGGAACATGCCCTATGACCTGTGTGAGGACGAGCAGACGCTGGACTGCCTGGAGACGGCCATGGCTGACCGTG GTGTCACGCAGGAGACGATCGAGGGGGCCCGGGGAGCTCCTGAGTGGCACATGCTGGAGGACATCCGGAGCCTGCTGCGGGTGGGGGCCGACCTCGACACCCCTGGGGACCACGGGGCCACGCTG CTGCACATCGCCTCGGCCAGTGGGTTCAGCGAGGCCCTGGCCCTGCTGCTGGAGCACGGAGCCAGCCTGAGCACCAAGGACCAGGATGGCTGGGAGCCGCTGCACGCAGCCGCCTACTGGGGCCAG GTGCACGCGGTGGAGCTGCTCGTGGCCCATGGAGCCAACTTGACTGGGAAGTCCCTGATGGATGAGACCCCCCTTG ACGTGTGCGGGGACGAGGAGGTGCGGGCCAAGTTGCTGGAGCTGAAGCACAAGCACGATGCCCTCCTGCGTGCACAGGGCCACCAGCGCTCCCTGCTGCGTCGCCGCACCTCCAGCGCCGGCAGCCGGGG GAAGGTGGTGAGGCGGGTCAGCCTAACCCAGCGCACCAGCCTGTACCGCAAGGAGCACGCCCAAGAGGCCATCGTGTGGCAGCAGTCCCCGCCCGCCACCCCGGAGCCCGAGGAGGATGAGGATGGCCAGACGGATGCAGAGCTCCGGGCACCGTCCCCCGAG GAGGATGGCCCTGAGGCTGCCACGCCGCACAACGGTCAGGTGGGAAGCCCCCCGGGGCGGCACCTCTACTCCAAGCGGCTAGACCGGAGCGTCTCCTACCAGCTGCACCCCCTGGAGGGCTCCCCAGATGCCCTCACCTGCGACAAGGCCCACCACACCCTGGCAGAGCTTAAGCGCCAGCGAGCTGCTGCCAAGCTGCATCGCTCCCCACCAGAGGGGCCTAGGACCCCTGACTCTGGTCTGCCTGCTGATGCCGAAGCCCCCCAGCCTGAATGTGGCTCGAGGGCTAGTGGGGACCCACCCCTGCTCAAGCTGACAGCCCCCTCAGAGGAGGTCCCCGCAGAGAAGAGACCGTGTTGCCTGCTCATGTGA
- the GPT gene encoding alanine aminotransferase 1 isoform X1: MALRAGEQGQAPMNSLKGKVLTLDTMNPCVRRVEYAVRGPIVQRALELEQELRQGVKKPFTEVIRANIGDAQAMGQKPLTFLRQVLALCVHPDLLSSPDFPEDAKRRAERILQACGGHSLGAYSISSGIQIIRQDVARYIELRDGGIPSDPNNVFLSTGASDAIVTVLKLLVAGEGRARTGVLIPIPQYPLYSAALAELDAVQVDYYLDEERAWALDVAELRRVLRQARDRCCPRALCVINPGNPTGQVQTRECIEAVIRFAFEERLFLLADEVYQDNVYAEGSQFHSFKKVLTEMGPPYAAQQELASFHSISKGFMGECGFRSGYVEVVNMDAAVQQQMLKLMSVRLCPPVPGQALLDLVVSPPGPSDPSFAQFQAERQAVLAELAAKAKLTEQVFNEAPGIRCNPVQGAMYSFPRVHLPPRAVQRAQELGLAPDMFFCMRLLEETGICVVPGSGFGQLEGTYHFRMTILPPMEKLRPLLEKLSQFHAKFTREYS, from the exons ATGGCCTTGAGGGCAGGTGAGCAGGGCCAAGCCCCAATGAACAGCCTGAAGGGGAAGGTACTGACGCTGGACACCATGAACCCTTGTGTGCGGAGAGTGGAATATGCCGTGCGCGGCCCCATTGTGCAGCGCGCCCTGGAGCtggagcaggagctgcgccag GGCGTGAAGAAGCCCTTCACGGAGGTCATCCGTGCCAACATCGGAGACGCACAGGCCATGGGGCAGAAACCCCTCACCTTCCTGCGCCAG GTCCTGGCCCTCTGCGTCCACCCTGATCTCCTGAGCAGCCCCGACTTCCCCGAGGACGCCAAGAGAAGGGCAGAGCGTATCTTGCAGGCATGTGGGGGCCACAGCCTGG GGGCCTACAGCATCAGCTCTGGCATCCAGATAATCCGCCAGGACGTGGCGCGGTACATCGAGCTACGCGACGGAGGCATCCCCTCGGACCCCAACAACGTCTTCCTCTCCACGGGGGCCAGCGACGCCATCGTG ACGGTGCTGAAGTTGCTGGTTGCCGGAGAGGGCCGCGCGCGCACGGGCGTACTTATCCCCATTCCGCAGTACCCGCTTTACTCGGCCGCGCTGGCCGAGCTCGACGCGGTGCAGGTGGACTACTACCTGGACGAGGAGCGCGCCTGGGCGCTGGACGTGGCCGAGCTGCGGCGCGTGCTGCGCCAGGCGCGTGACCGGTGCTGTCCGCGCGCGCTCTGCGTCATCAACCCGGGGAACCCCACCG GACAGGTACAGACCCGCGAGTGCATCGAGGCGGTGATCCGCTTCGCCTTCGAGGAGCGCCTCTTCCTGCTGGCTGACGAG GTTTACCAGGACAACGTGTACGCCGAGGGCTCGCAGTTCCACTCGTTCAAGAAGGTGCTCACCGAGATGGGGCCGCCGTACGCTGCGCAGCAGGAGCTCGCCTCCTTCCACTCCATCTCCAAGGGCTTCATGGGCGA GTGCGGGTTCCGCAGCGGCTACGTGGAGGTAGTGAACATGGACGCCGCGGTGCAGCAGCAGATGCTGAAGCTAATGAGCGTGCGGCTGTGCCCCCCGGTGCCGGGCCAAGCCCTGCTCGACCTGGTGGTTAGCCCGCCCGGGCCCTCCGACCCCTCCTTCGCGCAGTTCCAGGCG GAGAGGCAGGCGGTGCTGGCCGAGCTGGCGGCCAAGGCCAAGCTCACGGAGCAGGTCTTCAACGAGGCTCCGGGCATCCGCTGCAACCCGGTGCAGGGCGCCATGTACTCCTTCCCCCGTGTGCATCTGCCCCCGCGCGCTGTGCAGCGCGCGCAG GAGCTGGGCCTGGCCCCCGACATGTTCTTCTGCATGCGCCTGCTGGAGGAGACCGGCATCTGCGTGGTGCCCGGGAGCGGATTCGGGCAGCTGGAGGGCACCTACCACTTCCG GATGACCATTCTGCCCCCCATGGAGAAGCTGCGGCCCCTGCTGGAGAAGCTGAGCCAGTTCCACGCCAAGTTCACCCGCGAGTACTCCTGA
- the GPT gene encoding alanine aminotransferase 1 isoform X2, giving the protein MALRAGEQGQAPMNSLKGKVLTLDTMNPCVRRVEYAVRGPIVQRALELEQELRQGVKKPFTEVIRANIGDAQAMGQKPLTFLRQVLALCVHPDLLSSPDFPEDAKRRAERILQACGGHSLGAYSISSGIQIIRQDVARYIELRDGGIPSDPNNVFLSTGASDAIVTVLKLLVAGEGRARTGVLIPIPQYPLYSAALAELDAVQVDYYLDEERAWALDVAELRRVLRQARDRCCPRALCVINPGNPTGQVQTRECIEAVIRFAFEERLFLLADEVYQDNVYAEGSQFHSFKKVLTEMGPPYAAQQELASFHSISKGFMGECGFRSGYVEVVNMDAAVQQQMLKLMSVRLCPPVPGQALLDLVVSPPGPSDPSFAQFQAELGLAPDMFFCMRLLEETGICVVPGSGFGQLEGTYHFRMTILPPMEKLRPLLEKLSQFHAKFTREYS; this is encoded by the exons ATGGCCTTGAGGGCAGGTGAGCAGGGCCAAGCCCCAATGAACAGCCTGAAGGGGAAGGTACTGACGCTGGACACCATGAACCCTTGTGTGCGGAGAGTGGAATATGCCGTGCGCGGCCCCATTGTGCAGCGCGCCCTGGAGCtggagcaggagctgcgccag GGCGTGAAGAAGCCCTTCACGGAGGTCATCCGTGCCAACATCGGAGACGCACAGGCCATGGGGCAGAAACCCCTCACCTTCCTGCGCCAG GTCCTGGCCCTCTGCGTCCACCCTGATCTCCTGAGCAGCCCCGACTTCCCCGAGGACGCCAAGAGAAGGGCAGAGCGTATCTTGCAGGCATGTGGGGGCCACAGCCTGG GGGCCTACAGCATCAGCTCTGGCATCCAGATAATCCGCCAGGACGTGGCGCGGTACATCGAGCTACGCGACGGAGGCATCCCCTCGGACCCCAACAACGTCTTCCTCTCCACGGGGGCCAGCGACGCCATCGTG ACGGTGCTGAAGTTGCTGGTTGCCGGAGAGGGCCGCGCGCGCACGGGCGTACTTATCCCCATTCCGCAGTACCCGCTTTACTCGGCCGCGCTGGCCGAGCTCGACGCGGTGCAGGTGGACTACTACCTGGACGAGGAGCGCGCCTGGGCGCTGGACGTGGCCGAGCTGCGGCGCGTGCTGCGCCAGGCGCGTGACCGGTGCTGTCCGCGCGCGCTCTGCGTCATCAACCCGGGGAACCCCACCG GACAGGTACAGACCCGCGAGTGCATCGAGGCGGTGATCCGCTTCGCCTTCGAGGAGCGCCTCTTCCTGCTGGCTGACGAG GTTTACCAGGACAACGTGTACGCCGAGGGCTCGCAGTTCCACTCGTTCAAGAAGGTGCTCACCGAGATGGGGCCGCCGTACGCTGCGCAGCAGGAGCTCGCCTCCTTCCACTCCATCTCCAAGGGCTTCATGGGCGA GTGCGGGTTCCGCAGCGGCTACGTGGAGGTAGTGAACATGGACGCCGCGGTGCAGCAGCAGATGCTGAAGCTAATGAGCGTGCGGCTGTGCCCCCCGGTGCCGGGCCAAGCCCTGCTCGACCTGGTGGTTAGCCCGCCCGGGCCCTCCGACCCCTCCTTCGCGCAGTTCCAGGCG GAGCTGGGCCTGGCCCCCGACATGTTCTTCTGCATGCGCCTGCTGGAGGAGACCGGCATCTGCGTGGTGCCCGGGAGCGGATTCGGGCAGCTGGAGGGCACCTACCACTTCCG GATGACCATTCTGCCCCCCATGGAGAAGCTGCGGCCCCTGCTGGAGAAGCTGAGCCAGTTCCACGCCAAGTTCACCCGCGAGTACTCCTGA
- the MFSD3 gene encoding major facilitator superfamily domain-containing protein 3 isoform X2 — translation MRGKLLPLAGLYLVQGLPYGLQSGLLPVLLRARGLSLTRVALAKGLYAPWLLKLAWAPLVDRRGSPRAWLTLSTAALGVVCGMLGALPPAQEGAAGLPPTVAALLLLLNLGAAVQDVALDTVAVQLLEPAELGPGNTVQVVAYKLGAALAGGGLLALVPNLSWPLLFLLLAATYLLATGLAWAAPALRLPQPQPAEPLPCRWHLLRAVLAVPGTLWTAGFVLTYKLGEQGAGSLFPLLLLDLGASAPELGLWNGLGAAACSIAGSSLGGALLARYRQPLRLLRPVLRLRLVGLACQTALLFYLDAGLGPGRVLRGVALLSLCLQHFLGGLVTSATFTLMMRCTQHAPRTLQATHYSLLATLELLGKLLLSTLAGALADGLGLRPCFSLFLALSALPVLYLGLARGVLA, via the exons ATGCGCGGGAAGCTGCTGCCGCTGGCCGGGCTGTACCTGGTGCAGGGCCTGCCCTACGGGCTGCAGTCGGGGCTGCTGCCGGTGCTGCTGCGCGCCCGGGGCCTCTCGCTGACGCGCGTGGCGCTGGCCAAGGGGCTGTACGCGCCGTGGCTGCTGAAGCTGGCCTGGGCCCCGCTGGTGGACAGGCGGGGGTCCCCGCGGGCCTGGCTGACGCTCAGCACTGCCGCCCTGGGTGTGGTGTGCGGGATGCTGGGGGCCCTGCCTCCCGCCCAGGAGGGCGCGGCCGGGCTGCCCCCCACCGTCGCGGCGCTGCTCCTGCTGCTGAATCTGGGCGCTGCCGTGCAGGACGTGGCCCTGGACACCGTGGCTGTGCAGCTCCTGGAGCCGGCCGAGCTGGGCCCTGGCAACACGGTGCAGGTGGTGGCCTACAAGCTGGGGGCGGCGCTGGCGGGGGGTGGGCTGCTGGCCCTCGTGCCCAACCTCTCCTGGCCGCTGCTCTTTCTGCTCCTGGCAGCCACTTACCTGCTGGCTACTGGCCTGGCCTGGGCCGCACCCGCCTTGCGGCTGCCACAGCCTCAGCCTGCGGAGCCGCTGCCCTGCCGGTGGCACCTGCTGCGGGCTGTGCTGGCCGTGCCGGGGACTCTGTGGACGGCCGGCTTCGTGCTCACCTACAAGCTAG GCGAGCAGGGTGCCGGCAGCCTGTTCCCGCTGCTCCTGCTGGACCTGGGTGCCTCTGCCCCCGAGCTGGGGCTGTGGAATGGCCTGGGCGCCGCGGCCTGCTCCATCGCCGGCTCCTCCCTGGGCGGGGCCCTGCTGGCCAGGTACCG GCAGCCCCTGCGCCTCCTGCGGCCAGTGCTGCGGCTCCGCCTCGTGGGCCTGGCCTGCCAGACGGCCCTGCTCTTCTACCTGGACGCCGGCCTGGGACCCGGCAGGGTCCTGAGAG GGGTGGCCTTGCTGAGCCTGTGCCTGCAGCACTTCCTGGGGGGCCTGGTCACCAGCGCCACCTTCACGCTGATGATGCGCTGCACCCAGCATGCGCCCAGGACCCTGCAG gccACCCACTACAGCCTCCTGGCCACGCTGGAGCTGCTGGGGAAGCTGCTGCTGAGCACGCTGGCTGGAGCTCTGGCCGACGGCCTGGGCCTGCGACCCTGCTTCTCCCTCTTCCTTGCTCTCTCGGCCTTGCCTGTCCTCTACCTGGGCCTGGCACGCGGCGTGCTGGCCTGA
- the MFSD3 gene encoding major facilitator superfamily domain-containing protein 3 isoform X3 translates to MRGKLLPLAGLYLVQGLPYGLQSGLLPVLLRARGLSLTRVALAKGLYAPWLLKLAWAPLVDRRGSPRAWLTLSTAALGVVCGMLGALPPAQEGAAGLPPTVAALLLLLNLGAAVQDVALDTVAVQLLEPAELGPGNTVQVVAYKLGAALAGGGLLALVPNLSWPLLFLLLAATYLLATGLAWAAPALRLPQPQPAEPLPCRWHLLRAVLAVPGTLWTAGFVLTYKLGEQGAGSLFPLLLLDLGASAPELGLWNGLGAAACSIAGSSLGGALLARQPLRLLRPVLRLRLVGLACQTALLFYLDAGLGPGRVLRGVALLSLCLQHFLGGLVTSATFTLMMRCTQHAPRTLQATHYSLLATLELLGKLLLSTLAGALADGLGLRPCFSLFLALSALPVLYLGLARGVLA, encoded by the exons ATGCGCGGGAAGCTGCTGCCGCTGGCCGGGCTGTACCTGGTGCAGGGCCTGCCCTACGGGCTGCAGTCGGGGCTGCTGCCGGTGCTGCTGCGCGCCCGGGGCCTCTCGCTGACGCGCGTGGCGCTGGCCAAGGGGCTGTACGCGCCGTGGCTGCTGAAGCTGGCCTGGGCCCCGCTGGTGGACAGGCGGGGGTCCCCGCGGGCCTGGCTGACGCTCAGCACTGCCGCCCTGGGTGTGGTGTGCGGGATGCTGGGGGCCCTGCCTCCCGCCCAGGAGGGCGCGGCCGGGCTGCCCCCCACCGTCGCGGCGCTGCTCCTGCTGCTGAATCTGGGCGCTGCCGTGCAGGACGTGGCCCTGGACACCGTGGCTGTGCAGCTCCTGGAGCCGGCCGAGCTGGGCCCTGGCAACACGGTGCAGGTGGTGGCCTACAAGCTGGGGGCGGCGCTGGCGGGGGGTGGGCTGCTGGCCCTCGTGCCCAACCTCTCCTGGCCGCTGCTCTTTCTGCTCCTGGCAGCCACTTACCTGCTGGCTACTGGCCTGGCCTGGGCCGCACCCGCCTTGCGGCTGCCACAGCCTCAGCCTGCGGAGCCGCTGCCCTGCCGGTGGCACCTGCTGCGGGCTGTGCTGGCCGTGCCGGGGACTCTGTGGACGGCCGGCTTCGTGCTCACCTACAAGCTAG GCGAGCAGGGTGCCGGCAGCCTGTTCCCGCTGCTCCTGCTGGACCTGGGTGCCTCTGCCCCCGAGCTGGGGCTGTGGAATGGCCTGGGCGCCGCGGCCTGCTCCATCGCCGGCTCCTCCCTGGGCGGGGCCCTGCTGGCCAG GCAGCCCCTGCGCCTCCTGCGGCCAGTGCTGCGGCTCCGCCTCGTGGGCCTGGCCTGCCAGACGGCCCTGCTCTTCTACCTGGACGCCGGCCTGGGACCCGGCAGGGTCCTGAGAG GGGTGGCCTTGCTGAGCCTGTGCCTGCAGCACTTCCTGGGGGGCCTGGTCACCAGCGCCACCTTCACGCTGATGATGCGCTGCACCCAGCATGCGCCCAGGACCCTGCAG gccACCCACTACAGCCTCCTGGCCACGCTGGAGCTGCTGGGGAAGCTGCTGCTGAGCACGCTGGCTGGAGCTCTGGCCGACGGCCTGGGCCTGCGACCCTGCTTCTCCCTCTTCCTTGCTCTCTCGGCCTTGCCTGTCCTCTACCTGGGCCTGGCACGCGGCGTGCTGGCCTGA
- the MFSD3 gene encoding major facilitator superfamily domain-containing protein 3 isoform X1 codes for MRGKLLPLAGLYLVQGLPYGLQSGLLPVLLRARGLSLTRVALAKGLYAPWLLKLAWAPLVDRRGSPRAWLTLSTAALGVVCGMLGALPPAQEGAAGLPPTVAALLLLLNLGAAVQDVALDTVAVQLLEPAELGPGNTVQVVAYKLGAALAGGGLLALVPNLSWPLLFLLLAATYLLATGLAWAAPALRLPQPQPAEPLPCRWHLLRAVLAVPGTLWTAGFVLTYKLALAPATGLHGCLVLQSLLSRVAQGGLGGRGGVSRQRAHTFPSRRAGCRQPVPAAPAGPGCLCPRAGAVEWPGRRGLLHRRLLPGRGPAGQVPAAPAPPAASAAAPPRGPGLPDGPALLPGRRPGTRQGPERGGLAEPVPAALPGGPGHQRHLHADDALHPACAQDPAGHPLQPPGHAGAAGEAAAEHAGWSSGRRPGPATLLLPLPCSLGLACPLPGPGTRRAGLSGEASLVNKAKCARGLAAGVCGACRYPQAGGLPLKPGWKKAPQRRSDEHLLFCVVGPPWPTPSPPARFAREVSHSLGC; via the exons ATGCGCGGGAAGCTGCTGCCGCTGGCCGGGCTGTACCTGGTGCAGGGCCTGCCCTACGGGCTGCAGTCGGGGCTGCTGCCGGTGCTGCTGCGCGCCCGGGGCCTCTCGCTGACGCGCGTGGCGCTGGCCAAGGGGCTGTACGCGCCGTGGCTGCTGAAGCTGGCCTGGGCCCCGCTGGTGGACAGGCGGGGGTCCCCGCGGGCCTGGCTGACGCTCAGCACTGCCGCCCTGGGTGTGGTGTGCGGGATGCTGGGGGCCCTGCCTCCCGCCCAGGAGGGCGCGGCCGGGCTGCCCCCCACCGTCGCGGCGCTGCTCCTGCTGCTGAATCTGGGCGCTGCCGTGCAGGACGTGGCCCTGGACACCGTGGCTGTGCAGCTCCTGGAGCCGGCCGAGCTGGGCCCTGGCAACACGGTGCAGGTGGTGGCCTACAAGCTGGGGGCGGCGCTGGCGGGGGGTGGGCTGCTGGCCCTCGTGCCCAACCTCTCCTGGCCGCTGCTCTTTCTGCTCCTGGCAGCCACTTACCTGCTGGCTACTGGCCTGGCCTGGGCCGCACCCGCCTTGCGGCTGCCACAGCCTCAGCCTGCGGAGCCGCTGCCCTGCCGGTGGCACCTGCTGCGGGCTGTGCTGGCCGTGCCGGGGACTCTGTGGACGGCCGGCTTCGTGCTCACCTACAAGCTAG CCCTAGCTCCAGCCACAGGCCTTCATGGCTGCCTGGTGCTGCAATCCCTGCTGTCCCGCGTGGCTCAGGGTGGCCTGGGGGGCAGAGGCGGCGTCAGCCGGCAGCGAGCTCACACTTTCCCCTCCAGGCGAGCAGGGTGCCGGCAGCCTGTTCCCGCTGCTCCTGCTGGACCTGGGTGCCTCTGCCCCCGAGCTGGGGCTGTGGAATGGCCTGGGCGCCGCGGCCTGCTCCATCGCCGGCTCCTCCCTGGGCGGGGCCCTGCTGGCCAGGTACCG GCAGCCCCTGCGCCTCCTGCGGCCAGTGCTGCGGCTCCGCCTCGTGGGCCTGGCCTGCCAGACGGCCCTGCTCTTCTACCTGGACGCCGGCCTGGGACCCGGCAGGGTCCTGAGAG GGGTGGCCTTGCTGAGCCTGTGCCTGCAGCACTTCCTGGGGGGCCTGGTCACCAGCGCCACCTTCACGCTGATGATGCGCTGCACCCAGCATGCGCCCAGGACCCTGCAG gccACCCACTACAGCCTCCTGGCCACGCTGGAGCTGCTGGGGAAGCTGCTGCTGAGCACGCTGGCTGGAGCTCTGGCCGACGGCCTGGGCCTGCGACCCTGCTTCTCCCTCTTCCTTGCTCTCTCGGCCTTGCCTGTCCTCTACCTGGGCCTGGCACGCGGCGTGCTGGCCTGAGCGGGGAGGCCAGCCTGGTCAATAAAGCCAAGTGTGCCCGGGGTCTGGCTGCTGGTGTCTGTGGGGCGTGCAGGTATCCTCAGGCTGGGGGGCTGCCCCTGAAACCTGGCTGGAAAAAAGCTCCACAAAGGCGAAGTGATGAGCACCTTTTATTCTGTGTCGTGGGGCCGCCTTGGCCCACCCCGTCCCCACCAGCCCGCTTTGCCAGGGAAGTCAGTCACTCTCTGGGCTGCTGA